A region of the Roseobacter denitrificans OCh 114 genome:
CGTTCAGCGCCTTGAAACCCACGAGCTTGAGCGCGTCTTCCTCGGTCAGGCCGGGGCGTTCCGAGAGGGTGTTGCCGATGCAGTCTTTCTTTTTCGACACCATGCGCCCCATGCCAAGGTTATGCGCGGAGGTCGTGCCGTTCAGCTCGTTGCCCGCCGCATGGCCCTTTTCGATGCGCATGACGCTCAGTGCTTCGGTGCCGTAGGGGGTGACGCCGAATTCCTCACCTTCCGCCATGAGCCTGCGCATCAGCGCGTCGCCATAGCGGGTCGGCACGGCGATCTCAAAGGCCAGTTCGCCCGAGAAGGAAATCCGGAACAGGCGCGCGCGCAGGCCACCGCACACCGTGATCTCCCCACATGCCATGAAGGGGAACCCTTCGTTCGAGATGTCGAACTCCGGGTCCACGATCTTTTGCAACAGCTTGCGCGAATTCGGTCCCGCAACCGCATATTGCGCCCAGGCCTCGGTGGTGGAGATCAGCTGCACATCAAGATCAGGGAACAGGCACTGGCGCACGAATTCCATGTGACGGTAGACGGGGACGGCATTGGCGGTCGTGGTGGTCACGACGAAATGATCCTCCGCCAGACGTGCAGCGGTGCCATCATCCATGGCGATCCCGTCTTCGCGCAGCATCAGGCCATAGCGCGTCTTGCCGACCGCCAGCTTGGCAAAGGCGTTTGCATAGACCTTGTTCAGGAAATCCGCGGCATCCGCGCCCTGAACGTCGATCTTGCCCAAAGTGGTACAATCACAGACACCCACGGACTTGCGGGTTTGCAACACCTCGCGGTCAACGCTTTCACGCCAGTTTGTCTCACCGGGTTTGGGGAACCACTGCGCGCGCAGCCACATGCCGACCTCGACGAATACCGCACCCTGTTCCTCGGCCCAGTAATGGCTTGGGGTCTTGCGCACGGGGCGAAAATCCTCATCCCGCGAGCGGCCCGCAAAAGCGCCAATGGCGGTGGGCGTATAGGGTGGGCGGAACATCGTTGTCCCGACCTGCGGGATCTGCTTGCCCGCAACTTCGGCCATGATGGCAAGCCCGGCGATATTCGAGGTTTTCCCCTGATCGGTGGCCATGCCCAGCGTCGTGTACCGCTTGAGATGCTCCACCGAGACGAAGTTCTCCTGATGCGCCAGTTTCACGTCCTTGGCTGTCACATCGTTCTGCTGATCGACCCAGGCGCGCTTGGCGTCCTTGACGTGCCAGAATGCGCTGATCCGCAGCGGTGCATCCTCGGCGGCTGGCAGATCAGGGCGCGTTGGTGTGTGACCCAGGTCCGTCAGCGCGGTGCAGGCCGCGTCCTGCCCGGATGCCAGTGCCGCGTGCGTTGAAAACGCGCCCGTGGCCGCTCCCGCCGGGATCAGACCCGTGGGCAACGTCCCACCGGGAACAAAGGCCGCCAGATCGTCGTTCCACTCAGGCCGCCCGCGTTGATGGCAGGTCATGTGCACATTGGGGTTCCAACCACCCGACACGCCCAGACCGTCGACATAAAGCGTGCGCAGGCCCCCTGACGCGCGGCGCACATCTACGCATTTCAGGCCAAGACGGCCCTTGGTGTTGACGACCACGCCGCCGGGGATCGTTTCGTAATCGGCTTTGGACACAGCATCCGAGCGCGTGTCGATCACCGTGACCTTGACACCCTTGGCCCGCAGATCGACCGCCGTGCGGTGGCCGTCGTCGTTGTTGGTGAACACCGCGACCGATTTGCCCAAAGTCACCGCCCATCGGTTCGCATAGGCGCGCATGGCCGAGGCCAGCATGATGCCGGGCCGGTCGTTGTTTTCGAACACAATGGGCCGTTCGGTCGCCCCTGCGGCAAGGATGGCGCGCTTTGAATAGACGCGCCACAGGATCTGCCGGGGTTTGCCGGGAGCGGGTTCCGCAAGATGATCGCTGACCCTTTCCAGCATACCGTAGACGCCATGATCGAATGCACCGATTACCGTGCTGCGCGACATCACCCGCACATTTGGCATCGCGTGCAACCGCGCGACCGCTTCCTGCGCCCAGGCGTGTCCATCCTGATCCGAAAGCAACCCGGTCTCTGACGCCAGACGCCCGCCCAGCACATAGTCTTCATCTGCAAGAATCACGCGCGCGCCGGACTCGCCCGCCGTAAGTGCGGCGGCCAAACCGGCCGGACCCGCACCGATAATCAGAAGATCGCAGTGCAGGAAACCCTTGTCATAGGCGTCCGGATCAGGCTCATGGCTCAGGCTGCCCAGACCGGCGGCGCGGCGGATGATCGGCTCATAGAGCTTTTCCCAGAAGGCCGCAGGCCACATGAATGTCTTGTAATAGAACCCCGCTGACAGAAAGGGCGACAGGCTGTCGTTGATCGCCATCGCGTCCCATTTCAGCGAGGGCCAGCGGTTCTGCGAGGTTGCACTGAGCCCGTCAAACAGCTCGGCTGTTGTAGCGCGGGTGTTGGGTTCGCTGCGCGCACCGCTGCGCAACTCGACAATCGCGTTCGGCTCTTCCGAACCGGCGGTCATGGGCCCACGGGGTCGGTGATATTTGAACGACCGGCCCATCAGGCGCACGCCATTGGCCAGAAGCGCGGAGGCCAGCGTATCACCGGCACAGCCGGTGTAGCGCGCGCCGTCAAAGGTAAACGACTTGGTGGCTTTGCGGTCGATAAGACCGCCGTTCAAACGATTGATCTGGTTCATTTCGACCGCCCTTCGGTGCGCGCAACATCGCGTGCCAGTTCGACCTTGGTGATTTCATGGGTGGTGGTGTCGCGCGTCACCACAAGCCACGATCTGTCGCCCTGCTCGTGAAACCACAATTCACGGTGCAGGCCCGCCGGGTTGTCGCGCAGATAGCCGTATTCATGAAACGCAGCGGCTGCGTCGTCGGCCTGCCAGTCAGGGCGGTGGATCAACGACGCGTCGCCCTTGTAAACGAATTCAGCGGCGTCGCGGGGTCCAAGCAGAGGATGGTCAATAATCATATCCGGTGTGCCTCAATGCAGGTTGGGCTGGTTGCCCTGGCCCTTTTCGTCGATCATGTGCCCGGTGGCGAAGCGATCGAAACCATAGGCCGTTGCGGTCGGGTGCGGTGTGTCGGTGGCCAGCAGATGCGCATAGGCAAAACCCGATGCCGGCGTGGCCTTGAACCCGCCATAGCACCACCCCCCATTGAAATAGAGCCCGTTGATATGGGTGCGGTCGATGATCGGGGAGCCATCCATCGACATATCCATGATGCCGCCCCACATGCGCAACAGCCGCGCACGACCCAAGTTGGGGAAAATCGCCATACCGCCTTCGCAGACGTCTTCGACCACGGGCAGGTTGCCGCGCTGCGCATAGGAATTGTAGCCATCAAGGTCGCCCCCGAATACCAGGCCACCCTTGTCAGACTGGCTGCAATAGAAATGCCCCGCGCCAAAGGTTATCACACCCGGCAGCAGCGGTTTCAGTCCCTCCGAAACAAAAGCCTGCAGCACGTGGCTTTCGATCGGCAGGCGCATCTCGGCCTTGGCCATCAGCCGCGAGGATGATCCGGCCACGCAGGCTGCGACCTTTTTCGCGCCGATGAACCCTCGCGAGGTTTCGACCCCGATGCAGGTGCCATTCTCGATGCGGAAACCTGTGACCTCGCAATTCTGGATGATGTCAACGCCCTGCTGATCCGCCGCGCGGGCATACCCCCAGGCAACCGCATCATGGCGCACCGTGCCACCGCGATGTTGCGCCAGCCCCCCCTTGATCGGAAAGCGCGCGTTTTCAGTGTTCAGGAACGGGTAACGCTGCTTGATCTGCTCAGTGCTCAGCAGTTCCGCATCAGCGCCATTCAGGATCATCGCGTTGCCGCGGCGGATGAAAGCATCGCGCTGCGCATCGGTATGGATCAGGTTCAGGATGCCGCGCTGGCTCAC
Encoded here:
- a CDS encoding sarcosine oxidase subunit delta, encoding MIIDHPLLGPRDAAEFVYKGDASLIHRPDWQADDAAAAFHEYGYLRDNPAGLHRELWFHEQGDRSWLVVTRDTTTHEITKVELARDVARTEGRSK
- a CDS encoding sarcosine oxidase subunit alpha family protein, whose translation is MNQINRLNGGLIDRKATKSFTFDGARYTGCAGDTLASALLANGVRLMGRSFKYHRPRGPMTAGSEEPNAIVELRSGARSEPNTRATTAELFDGLSATSQNRWPSLKWDAMAINDSLSPFLSAGFYYKTFMWPAAFWEKLYEPIIRRAAGLGSLSHEPDPDAYDKGFLHCDLLIIGAGPAGLAAALTAGESGARVILADEDYVLGGRLASETGLLSDQDGHAWAQEAVARLHAMPNVRVMSRSTVIGAFDHGVYGMLERVSDHLAEPAPGKPRQILWRVYSKRAILAAGATERPIVFENNDRPGIMLASAMRAYANRWAVTLGKSVAVFTNNDDGHRTAVDLRAKGVKVTVIDTRSDAVSKADYETIPGGVVVNTKGRLGLKCVDVRRASGGLRTLYVDGLGVSGGWNPNVHMTCHQRGRPEWNDDLAAFVPGGTLPTGLIPAGAATGAFSTHAALASGQDAACTALTDLGHTPTRPDLPAAEDAPLRISAFWHVKDAKRAWVDQQNDVTAKDVKLAHQENFVSVEHLKRYTTLGMATDQGKTSNIAGLAIMAEVAGKQIPQVGTTMFRPPYTPTAIGAFAGRSRDEDFRPVRKTPSHYWAEEQGAVFVEVGMWLRAQWFPKPGETNWRESVDREVLQTRKSVGVCDCTTLGKIDVQGADAADFLNKVYANAFAKLAVGKTRYGLMLREDGIAMDDGTAARLAEDHFVVTTTTANAVPVYRHMEFVRQCLFPDLDVQLISTTEAWAQYAVAGPNSRKLLQKIVDPEFDISNEGFPFMACGEITVCGGLRARLFRISFSGELAFEIAVPTRYGDALMRRLMAEGEEFGVTPYGTEALSVMRIEKGHAAGNELNGTTSAHNLGMGRMVSKKKDCIGNTLSERPGLTEEDALKLVGFKALNGTDKVPAGAHLITVGDPVDAAHDQGYITSACYSPNLGCHIAIGYLKSGDSRMGEKVRLVSPLTGVDHEVEVVSAHFVDPEGERLRA
- a CDS encoding sarcosine oxidase subunit beta family protein, with amino-acid sequence MRYSGFAVLKEALTGHRGWGPAWRDASPQNAYDFVIIGGGGHGLATAYYLAKEFRQSRIAVLEKGWIGGGNVGRNTTIIRSNYLLDGNQPFYEFSLKLWEGLEQELNYNAMVSQRGILNLIHTDAQRDAFIRRGNAMILNGADAELLSTEQIKQRYPFLNTENARFPIKGGLAQHRGGTVRHDAVAWGYARAADQQGVDIIQNCEVTGFRIENGTCIGVETSRGFIGAKKVAACVAGSSSRLMAKAEMRLPIESHVLQAFVSEGLKPLLPGVITFGAGHFYCSQSDKGGLVFGGDLDGYNSYAQRGNLPVVEDVCEGGMAIFPNLGRARLLRMWGGIMDMSMDGSPIIDRTHINGLYFNGGWCYGGFKATPASGFAYAHLLATDTPHPTATAYGFDRFATGHMIDEKGQGNQPNLH